Proteins from a genomic interval of Nostoc sp. TCL240-02:
- a CDS encoding SDR family NAD(P)-dependent oxidoreductase produces MAKTALIVGAGSGLSASLARLFAKEGFTVALAARQIEKLTQLSSEIDAVSFAADVSKPDEVEQLFIDIDNKIGSPNVVVYNPSYRVRGSIVDLDPAEVAQTLNITAYGGFLVAQAATKRFLQLGGGAIFFTGASASVKGYAQSAPFAMGKFALRGLAQSIARELAPKNIHVAHFVIDGAIRSAVRQDPVDNPDSTLDPDAIAQTYLSILRQPRSAWTYEVELRPWVENF; encoded by the coding sequence ATGGCAAAAACAGCTTTAATTGTCGGTGCAGGTAGTGGATTGAGTGCTTCTTTAGCCCGCCTGTTTGCCAAAGAAGGATTCACCGTAGCTTTAGCGGCTCGTCAAATTGAAAAACTAACTCAATTAAGTAGTGAAATTGACGCAGTTAGTTTCGCTGCTGATGTTTCAAAGCCAGATGAAGTAGAACAATTATTTATTGATATTGATAATAAAATTGGTTCCCCGAATGTTGTCGTTTACAATCCCAGTTACCGGGTGCGGGGGTCTATTGTTGATTTAGATCCTGCTGAGGTGGCACAAACCCTAAATATAACTGCTTATGGAGGCTTTCTTGTCGCTCAAGCTGCTACTAAAAGGTTTTTGCAGCTTGGCGGTGGTGCTATATTTTTTACTGGAGCCTCAGCGAGTGTTAAGGGTTATGCTCAGTCTGCTCCCTTTGCAATGGGTAAATTTGCACTGCGTGGTTTAGCTCAGAGTATTGCTAGAGAATTAGCGCCGAAGAATATTCATGTGGCACATTTTGTAATTGATGGGGCAATTCGTTCAGCAGTTCGCCAAGATCCAGTAGATAATCCTGATAGTACTCTTGACCCAGATGCGATCGCTCAAACTTATCTCAGCATTTTACGCCAACCTCGTAGTGCTTGGACTTATGAAGTAGAACTACGTCCTTGGGTAGAGAACTTCTAG
- a CDS encoding class I SAM-dependent methyltransferase has protein sequence MSEKTVKVIEGNLLPKGDYVSSGFSTIQPDLYFPNIILGNKYDSFWLYLRRDITHNWYVDKRQQKVGFVSRDEAHILYNTALKFRGKKALEIGCWMGWSACHLALGGVELDVIDPMLSEQLFNESVTESLKSANVKESVNLIPGCSPQKVKEIANKFQRKWSLIFIDGNHEAPAPLDDAIICEQFAEADALVLFHDLASPDVGQGLDYFKEKGWNTMVYQTMQIMGVAWRGNVEPVIHQPDPNINWRLPPHLQGYFVSGSVESATEDKFAEILRAVRPFTLLSERKLFSLYSQAKQLYCYLFWLPKMLQQAIARIKPIKGN, from the coding sequence ATGAGTGAAAAGACAGTCAAAGTGATTGAAGGAAACTTATTGCCAAAAGGAGATTATGTTTCGTCAGGATTTTCCACTATCCAGCCAGATTTATATTTTCCCAATATAATTTTAGGAAATAAATATGATTCTTTTTGGCTTTATTTACGGCGGGATATTACTCATAACTGGTATGTGGATAAACGACAGCAAAAGGTAGGTTTTGTGAGCAGAGATGAAGCTCATATTTTATACAATACAGCCTTAAAATTTCGGGGGAAAAAAGCTTTAGAAATAGGTTGCTGGATGGGGTGGTCAGCTTGTCACTTAGCTTTAGGAGGGGTGGAGTTAGATGTAATTGATCCGATGCTATCCGAACAATTATTTAATGAAAGCGTTACAGAGTCACTAAAGTCAGCAAACGTTAAGGAATCTGTGAATCTAATACCAGGATGCAGCCCTCAAAAAGTAAAAGAGATAGCAAATAAATTTCAACGTAAATGGTCATTGATATTTATAGATGGTAATCACGAAGCACCGGCTCCACTGGATGATGCAATTATTTGCGAACAATTTGCAGAAGCAGATGCTTTAGTTTTATTTCACGATTTGGCTTCTCCTGATGTAGGTCAAGGCTTAGACTATTTTAAAGAGAAAGGGTGGAACACAATGGTGTATCAAACTATGCAAATTATGGGAGTTGCATGGCGGGGGAATGTTGAGCCTGTAATACATCAGCCAGATCCTAATATTAACTGGCGCTTACCTCCACATTTACAAGGTTATTTTGTCAGTGGTTCAGTTGAATCTGCGACGGAAGATAAATTTGCAGAAATTCTCAGAGCAGTTCGGCCATTTACTTTATTGAGTGAAAGAAAGTTATTCTCGCTTTATAGTCAGGCAAAACAACTATATTGTTATCTTTTTTGGCTGCCAAAAATGTTACAACAAGCGATCGCTAGAATCAAACCTATCAAGGGCAACTAA
- a CDS encoding nitroreductase family protein codes for MSSITQTIPLDVPSAIAQRRSIKTFKTDPITPELLKQLVELTVAAPSSYNIQDWQIILVQDEAQKVALSAASFNQQQIIQAPVTFVFAADPNATEHNLTPIIKQAAETGAWNEGTINYFKTAIPQFQATLGDKRREYAIKDAIIAATHLVLAAESLGLSTCFMNGWVEDQVKQVIGAGDNPDLAIAVVVPVGYAAEPRLNPGRLPFSHNVSVDRIGNPYVG; via the coding sequence ATGAGTTCCATCACCCAAACCATACCTTTAGACGTACCCAGTGCGATCGCTCAACGCCGTTCAATCAAAACTTTTAAAACAGACCCCATTACCCCAGAACTGCTCAAGCAACTGGTAGAGTTGACCGTGGCAGCGCCCAGCAGCTATAACATCCAAGACTGGCAAATTATTCTTGTGCAAGATGAGGCGCAAAAAGTAGCACTGTCAGCCGCATCTTTTAATCAACAGCAAATTATTCAAGCACCTGTTACCTTTGTTTTTGCTGCCGATCCTAATGCAACCGAACACAACTTGACTCCAATTATAAAGCAGGCAGCCGAAACTGGAGCATGGAATGAAGGTACAATAAACTATTTTAAAACCGCCATCCCGCAATTTCAAGCTACGTTAGGCGACAAGCGACGCGAATATGCGATCAAAGATGCCATTATTGCCGCTACCCATTTGGTATTAGCGGCAGAAAGTTTGGGATTATCCACTTGTTTTATGAACGGTTGGGTTGAGGATCAGGTAAAACAAGTGATTGGTGCTGGGGATAATCCAGATTTAGCGATCGCTGTTGTTGTTCCCGTGGGTTATGCAGCCGAACCACGCTTAAATCCAGGTCGTTTGCCATTCTCCCACAACGTCTCTGTGGATAGAATCGGTAACCCTTATGTAGGGTAG
- a CDS encoding MoaD/ThiS family protein: MSKSAITITVKLFAAYQEAFKVSELVLEFPNSMPVKAVCDRLIAEHPELSQWRDITRFGINLIFVEPDTLLQDGDEVVLIPPVSGG; this comes from the coding sequence ATGTCTAAATCTGCAATCACCATTACCGTCAAATTGTTCGCTGCTTATCAAGAAGCCTTTAAGGTTTCGGAACTGGTACTGGAATTTCCCAATAGTATGCCAGTTAAAGCAGTATGTGATCGCCTCATAGCCGAACATCCTGAACTTTCCCAATGGCGAGACATCACCCGCTTCGGGATTAATTTAATATTTGTTGAACCAGATACCCTATTACAAGATGGGGATGAAGTCGTATTGATTCCACCAGTTAGCGGCGGCTAG
- a CDS encoding helix-turn-helix transcriptional regulator → MRFLYHPDRKNISLPGVLYALGDPVRLEIVRLLATEGEQCCAQFDFAIAKSTMSNHFKILRESGIIFTRKEGTHHINILRREDLEMLFPGLLDAVLKAAQPLPVNPASDKQTVSRI, encoded by the coding sequence ATGAGATTTCTTTATCATCCAGATAGAAAAAATATTTCTTTACCGGGAGTGCTGTATGCATTGGGCGATCCAGTGCGGCTAGAGATTGTGCGGCTGTTGGCGACAGAGGGGGAACAATGCTGTGCCCAGTTTGATTTTGCGATCGCTAAGTCTACGATGTCCAATCATTTTAAGATTTTGCGGGAGTCGGGGATAATCTTTACACGTAAAGAAGGGACACATCACATTAATATTCTGCGGCGTGAAGATTTAGAGATGCTGTTTCCAGGGTTACTGGATGCGGTATTGAAAGCGGCTCAACCATTGCCTGTTAACCCTGCGAGTGATAAACAAACGGTTTCAAGGATTTAG
- a CDS encoding 1-acyl-sn-glycerol-3-phosphate acyltransferase, with the protein MSKKQHLLKKKPGWSLDERDPKFIESLMPLLGFFYKYYFQVQTSGWENIPSQEKVLFVGSHNGGLAAPDMGMVMYDWFKRFGAQKPVYGLMHPKAWQVSQPLAQIAAKAGAIIAHPKMAYTALHSGASVLVYPGGAEDVFRPHYLRNKIYFAGRQGFIKLALRENVPIVPVISWGAHDTLIVLADLYKVVQQLHEWGMPWLLGIDPEVFPIYLGLPWGLAIGPLPNIPLPVPMYTRVCPPIVFERYGPEAASDRHYVNECYELVVSQMQQELDNLVKVTAESNSS; encoded by the coding sequence ATGTCAAAAAAGCAACATCTCTTAAAGAAAAAACCCGGTTGGTCTTTGGATGAGCGAGATCCAAAGTTCATAGAATCTCTGATGCCTTTATTAGGCTTTTTCTATAAGTACTATTTTCAGGTGCAAACTAGTGGCTGGGAAAATATTCCATCCCAAGAAAAAGTCTTATTTGTCGGTTCGCATAATGGAGGACTGGCGGCTCCCGATATGGGAATGGTGATGTATGACTGGTTCAAACGATTTGGTGCCCAGAAACCCGTTTATGGTTTAATGCATCCCAAAGCTTGGCAGGTTAGCCAACCACTAGCGCAAATAGCTGCCAAGGCTGGAGCAATCATAGCTCATCCGAAAATGGCCTACACTGCGTTGCACTCTGGGGCTAGTGTGCTGGTTTATCCAGGTGGAGCCGAAGATGTGTTTCGACCGCATTATTTGCGTAACAAAATCTACTTTGCAGGGCGACAAGGATTTATCAAGTTAGCATTGCGGGAAAATGTGCCGATTGTACCTGTGATTTCCTGGGGCGCTCACGATACGCTGATTGTACTGGCTGACTTGTACAAAGTTGTGCAGCAACTCCACGAATGGGGAATGCCTTGGCTGCTTGGAATTGATCCAGAAGTTTTTCCGATCTATCTTGGATTACCTTGGGGATTAGCGATTGGCCCATTGCCCAACATTCCATTACCTGTGCCCATGTACACACGGGTTTGTCCGCCGATTGTATTTGAACGCTACGGCCCTGAAGCAGCTAGCGATCGCCACTATGTCAATGAATGTTATGAATTAGTTGTGAGTCAGATGCAGCAAGAGTTAGATAATTTAGTTAAGGTAACTGCTGAGTCGAATAGTAGTTAA
- a CDS encoding alkene reductase: MTSNINLFSSYQLGNLELPNRIVMAPLTRNRASEGNVPYELNATYYAQRASAGLIISEATQVTPEGQGYPATPGIHSPEQVEGWKLITDAVHQEGGRIFLQLWHVGRISHPDLQPNGALPVAPSAITPKGEASTYEGPKPYVTPRALETSEIPQIVEQYRQGAANALAAGFDGVEIHSANGYLIDQFLRDRTNQRTDKYGGSIENRARFLLEVTEAVISVWDSNRVGVRFSPSGTFNDIGDSNPLETFGYATQALNQFNLAYLHIYEATEADIRHGGIIVPTSHIRDRFTGTLIVNGGYTREKGDAVLASKAADLVAFGTLFISNPDLPRRLALNAPLNEANQATFYGGGEQGYTDYPFWSAANEAVAKA; this comes from the coding sequence ATGACTAGTAATATCAACTTATTCTCTTCTTACCAATTAGGTAATTTGGAACTCCCTAATCGGATTGTGATGGCACCCCTAACCCGAAACCGGGCAAGTGAGGGAAACGTACCATACGAACTTAATGCTACCTACTACGCTCAACGTGCTTCCGCCGGACTGATTATTTCTGAAGCAACACAGGTAACTCCTGAAGGACAGGGTTATCCTGCTACACCAGGAATTCATTCACCAGAACAAGTGGAAGGATGGAAGTTAATAACTGATGCCGTACATCAGGAGGGAGGAAGAATTTTCCTGCAACTATGGCACGTAGGCAGAATTTCCCATCCTGACTTACAACCAAATGGAGCTTTACCTGTAGCACCTTCTGCCATTACTCCTAAAGGTGAGGCATCAACTTATGAGGGGCCAAAACCCTATGTTACACCCCGTGCTTTAGAAACTTCAGAAATACCGCAGATAGTAGAACAGTACCGTCAGGGAGCGGCAAATGCTCTAGCGGCTGGGTTTGATGGGGTAGAAATTCACTCAGCTAATGGTTATTTAATAGATCAATTTCTCCGCGATCGCACCAATCAACGTACAGATAAATATGGGGGTTCCATTGAGAATCGCGCCCGATTCCTGTTGGAAGTGACAGAAGCAGTAATTAGTGTGTGGGATTCTAACCGAGTCGGGGTACGTTTCTCTCCCAGTGGGACTTTTAACGATATAGGTGACTCCAATCCCCTAGAGACATTCGGTTATGCAACTCAAGCGTTGAACCAGTTTAATTTGGCATATCTGCATATTTATGAAGCAACAGAGGCAGATATTAGACATGGGGGGATAATTGTACCCACCAGTCATATACGCGATCGCTTTACAGGTACACTCATCGTCAATGGTGGTTATACTCGTGAAAAAGGCGATGCAGTGCTAGCAAGCAAAGCAGCAGATTTAGTTGCCTTTGGCACATTATTTATATCAAATCCAGATTTACCCCGACGCTTGGCTTTAAATGCACCACTAAATGAAGCAAATCAAGCAACCTTTTATGGTGGCGGTGAACAAGGATATACAGACTATCCATTTTGGTCGGCTGCTAATGAGGCAGTAGCTAAGGCGTAG
- a CDS encoding nucleotidyl transferase AbiEii/AbiGii toxin family protein, with protein sequence MTSRFEHHNKILTVLECLDTDILRKGSAYFGFTQYKYFGGGTLLAFEFEEYRWSKDVDFISPVGTEGYKYLRTVVFEGGHEALFRDLSKIQVGRSTTDQYGIRMIVFVDDVPIKTEIIAETRFQLDPPRYLNWSVVPCLSFNDCFTSKLLPNSDRYADDSVEARDLIDLAILRLQSPIPQASIEKAEKAYQVMRPLERAIALFQERPDYREKCFLSLQVDRIQIPKIIDGIDLLSTDLGLSYTPRTFREQHDIFADLETQIQKQENS encoded by the coding sequence ATGACTTCCAGGTTTGAACACCATAATAAAATTCTCACAGTTCTTGAATGCTTAGATACTGACATACTTAGGAAGGGTTCTGCTTACTTCGGCTTCACTCAGTACAAGTACTTCGGTGGCGGAACCCTTCTTGCATTTGAGTTTGAAGAATATCGCTGGAGTAAGGATGTTGATTTTATTTCTCCAGTTGGTACAGAAGGCTATAAATATTTACGTACAGTGGTATTTGAGGGTGGACATGAAGCATTATTTCGTGATTTAAGTAAAATCCAAGTTGGACGTAGTACAACTGACCAATATGGAATTCGGATGATAGTTTTTGTAGATGATGTGCCGATTAAAACGGAAATTATTGCCGAAACTCGTTTTCAACTAGATCCACCAAGATATCTAAACTGGTCAGTTGTTCCCTGCTTAAGCTTCAATGACTGTTTTACCTCTAAGCTGCTGCCAAATTCTGACCGTTACGCGGATGACAGTGTTGAAGCAAGAGATTTAATCGATTTAGCAATTCTCAGGCTGCAATCTCCAATTCCTCAAGCATCAATTGAGAAGGCTGAAAAAGCATATCAGGTTATGCGCCCTTTGGAAAGAGCGATCGCACTATTCCAAGAAAGACCAGATTACAGAGAGAAATGCTTTCTTAGCCTGCAAGTAGATCGAATTCAGATACCCAAAATTATCGATGGGATTGATTTACTCTCTACAGATTTAGGTTTATCTTATACTCCAAGGACTTTTCGAGAACAACATGATATCTTTGCTGATTTAGAAACACAAATTCAAAAACAAGAAAATTCTTAA
- a CDS encoding glutathione binding-like protein, producing the protein MIDLYYWTTPNGHKITIFLEEVGLQYTINPVNIGAGDQFKPEFLKISPNNRIPAIVDHEPVDGGAPISVFESGAILLYLAEKTGKLIPQDLRQRTQVLEWLFWQMGGLGPMAGQNHHFSAYAPEKIEYAINRYVNETGRLYGVLNKQLADREFVAGDYSIADIAAYPWIVPYERQSQNLEDFPHLKRWFETIKARPATIRAYEKAEALKTQPLDPDKSRDFLFNQSAKTIQP; encoded by the coding sequence ATGATCGATCTTTATTATTGGACAACCCCAAACGGTCATAAAATTACGATTTTCCTGGAAGAAGTCGGCTTGCAATATACCATAAATCCTGTGAATATTGGGGCTGGAGATCAATTTAAGCCCGAATTTTTAAAGATTTCTCCTAACAATCGTATCCCCGCGATCGTTGACCACGAACCAGTAGATGGAGGTGCGCCGATTTCGGTATTTGAGTCTGGGGCAATCTTGCTATATTTGGCAGAAAAAACCGGGAAATTAATCCCGCAAGATTTACGCCAACGCACTCAAGTTTTAGAATGGTTGTTCTGGCAAATGGGCGGGCTAGGGCCAATGGCAGGACAAAATCATCACTTTAGCGCCTATGCTCCCGAAAAAATTGAATATGCGATTAACCGCTACGTGAATGAGACGGGACGCTTATATGGAGTGTTGAATAAGCAACTAGCAGATAGAGAATTTGTGGCTGGCGATTATTCCATCGCCGATATTGCTGCTTATCCCTGGATTGTGCCCTATGAACGCCAAAGTCAGAATCTAGAGGATTTTCCTCACCTCAAACGCTGGTTTGAGACAATTAAAGCTCGTCCGGCAACAATTCGCGCCTACGAGAAAGCAGAAGCATTGAAAACTCAACCACTTGATCCAGATAAGTCACGAGATTTTTTATTTAATCAGTCGGCGAAGACTATTCAACCTTGA
- a CDS encoding MFS transporter, giving the protein MSLPSFLTRRSFHYGWIVAGLTFLALLVAAGIRSAPGVFIVPLEQEFGWSRATISLAISINLVLYGLIGPFAATVMERIGIRKMMVFSLAVIALGVGLTTLMSASWQLVLLWGVVVGSGSGVIALVLGAIVVNRWFSEKRGLVLGILTASTATGQLVFLPILASIADRFGWRTAALTLTGAALLIIPAIAAFMRDRPADVGLRPFGDNNETVEISQPRANSIASTLKALWLGMRKRDFWLLFGSFFICGASTNGLIGTHLIPACIDHGIPEVKAAGLLAIMGLFDFFGTTMSGWLSDRWNNRYLLCWYYGLRGLSLIFLPFSFNFSFYGLSIFAVFYGLDWIATVPPTVRLVANAFGKENVGVMFGWIVAGHQLGAATAAFGAGVLRTWSGSYLQAFILSGILCLIAAVGVLQIGQTPTKGNSQQSSVTLNP; this is encoded by the coding sequence ATGTCCTTACCCTCCTTCTTAACGCGTCGTTCGTTCCACTATGGCTGGATCGTTGCAGGTTTAACCTTCCTAGCTTTATTAGTTGCGGCCGGAATTCGCTCTGCTCCCGGAGTTTTTATAGTCCCTCTCGAACAGGAGTTTGGCTGGAGTAGAGCAACTATATCTTTGGCAATCTCCATCAACTTAGTACTTTACGGACTGATTGGGCCTTTTGCTGCCACAGTTATGGAGCGAATCGGCATTCGCAAGATGATGGTATTCTCGCTCGCTGTCATTGCTCTCGGTGTCGGTTTAACTACTTTGATGTCAGCATCTTGGCAGTTAGTTTTGCTGTGGGGTGTAGTTGTCGGTTCTGGTAGCGGAGTTATCGCCCTGGTTTTGGGAGCTATTGTTGTCAATCGCTGGTTTTCTGAAAAGCGGGGTTTAGTTCTTGGCATCCTAACTGCCAGTACAGCCACAGGACAACTGGTGTTTTTGCCCATACTGGCCTCAATAGCCGATCGCTTTGGATGGCGAACTGCTGCTCTGACTCTGACTGGTGCTGCACTTCTAATTATTCCAGCGATCGCAGCCTTTATGCGCGATCGTCCGGCGGATGTTGGTTTGCGACCCTTTGGTGACAACAACGAAACTGTAGAAATATCACAGCCGAGAGCAAATTCCATTGCCTCTACCCTCAAAGCTCTCTGGCTGGGAATGCGTAAGCGCGACTTCTGGCTGTTATTTGGTAGCTTTTTTATCTGTGGCGCTAGCACAAATGGGTTAATTGGAACTCATCTGATTCCCGCTTGTATTGACCACGGTATCCCGGAAGTCAAAGCTGCGGGTCTTTTGGCAATCATGGGACTATTCGATTTTTTTGGAACTACTATGTCCGGTTGGCTATCTGACAGATGGAACAATCGCTACTTATTATGCTGGTACTACGGACTGCGGGGTTTGTCTTTGATTTTCTTACCCTTCAGTTTCAACTTTTCCTTCTATGGACTTTCCATTTTCGCCGTATTTTATGGGCTTGATTGGATTGCTACCGTACCACCGACAGTCCGCCTTGTTGCCAATGCTTTTGGTAAAGAAAATGTCGGCGTGATGTTCGGTTGGATTGTCGCAGGACACCAGCTTGGTGCAGCCACAGCAGCATTTGGAGCCGGAGTGTTGAGAACTTGGTCGGGTAGTTATTTACAAGCGTTTATTTTATCAGGCATTCTCTGTCTGATTGCCGCAGTTGGTGTACTGCAAATTGGTCAAACTCCCACTAAGGGCAATTCACAGCAATCTTCAGTCACGCTCAATCCTTAA
- a CDS encoding class I SAM-dependent methyltransferase translates to MKIDFGATAVDYAKHRAGFPSSLFNKLSEYGIGLPGQNIVDLGTGTGTLARGFADRGADVIGIDPSASLLEQARQLSESTQIKVDYRVATAENTELPDASADVVTAGQCWHWFDRPRAVQEITRILRKNGSIAIAHFDWIPLKGNVVEATEQLIKAHNPAWNLDGGNGMYPLWLQDIGEGGFREIRTFSYDVFVPYTHEAWRGRIRASAGVGASLTPEKVEVFDQELATLLEARYPTQILEVHHRVWAAIAKSPL, encoded by the coding sequence ATGAAAATTGATTTTGGTGCAACTGCTGTTGATTACGCAAAACATCGCGCGGGCTTTCCCAGTTCATTATTTAACAAACTGTCTGAATATGGTATAGGTTTACCAGGGCAAAATATTGTTGACCTTGGTACAGGAACAGGAACACTAGCGCGGGGCTTTGCTGATAGAGGTGCTGATGTAATTGGCATAGATCCATCAGCATCACTTTTAGAACAAGCGAGACAGTTAAGCGAATCAACCCAAATCAAAGTAGATTATCGAGTCGCAACTGCCGAAAATACCGAGTTACCAGATGCAAGTGCTGATGTAGTCACTGCTGGACAATGTTGGCATTGGTTTGATCGTCCCCGTGCTGTCCAGGAAATTACTCGGATATTGAGAAAAAATGGCTCAATTGCGATCGCACATTTTGATTGGATACCCTTAAAAGGTAATGTAGTTGAAGCAACAGAACAATTGATCAAGGCGCATAATCCAGCGTGGAATTTGGACGGTGGGAATGGAATGTATCCTCTGTGGTTACAAGATATTGGCGAAGGAGGATTTCGAGAAATCCGCACATTTTCTTACGATGTATTTGTACCTTACACACACGAAGCTTGGCGGGGACGAATTCGTGCTAGTGCCGGTGTGGGAGCCAGCTTGACACCAGAAAAAGTAGAAGTATTTGATCAGGAATTGGCTACATTACTCGAAGCAAGATATCCTACACAAATTCTTGAAGTTCATCATAGAGTTTGGGCTGCGATCGCCAAATCACCGCTATGA
- a CDS encoding Uma2 family endonuclease, with product MTSLSALTLPDHTQLPDSDGTFVKNLQEHPQSILITDSIKPVLEKLHLDGQYCIGQDSGIYWRLTDPPEKGAEAPDWFYVPNVPPTLDGKMRRSYVLWKEYVAPLIVIEFVSGDGSEERNNTPPSQGEGGNVGKFWVYEQAIRVPYYGIYEVAKAQVEVYHLSDNTYELMQPNERGHYPIAPMGVELGIWQGFYQNAELPWLRWWDAQGNLLLTGEERAVIERQKRERIVEKLRTLSAEQLNALGIDPEMLD from the coding sequence ATGACTTCCTTATCGGCATTAACTTTACCTGACCACACCCAGTTACCAGACTCAGATGGTACATTTGTGAAAAATCTTCAGGAGCATCCACAAAGTATTTTAATCACAGATTCAATTAAACCTGTTTTAGAGAAACTTCATCTTGACGGTCAATATTGTATCGGACAAGATTCTGGTATCTACTGGCGATTGACAGATCCTCCAGAGAAAGGGGCTGAAGCACCAGACTGGTTTTATGTACCCAATGTACCGCCGACTCTTGACGGTAAAATGCGGCGTTCTTATGTGCTGTGGAAAGAGTATGTTGCACCCCTAATTGTGATTGAATTTGTCTCTGGAGATGGTTCAGAAGAACGAAATAACACACCGCCATCTCAAGGGGAAGGTGGAAATGTTGGTAAGTTTTGGGTTTATGAACAGGCAATTCGAGTGCCTTATTATGGGATTTATGAAGTAGCAAAAGCTCAAGTGGAAGTTTACCACCTAAGCGATAATACTTATGAACTAATGCAACCCAATGAACGAGGACATTACCCAATTGCTCCTATGGGGGTAGAGTTAGGAATCTGGCAAGGATTTTATCAGAATGCAGAGTTACCTTGGTTGCGCTGGTGGGATGCACAAGGAAATTTACTGCTAACAGGTGAGGAACGGGCTGTGATTGAGCGACAAAAGCGGGAGAGAATTGTAGAGAAATTGCGTACTCTCTCTGCTGAACAACTCAACGCTTTAGGAATTGACCCAGAAATGTTGGATTAG
- the trxA gene encoding thioredoxin, with protein sequence MSSITNVTEATFKQEVLESEIPVLVDFWAPWCGPCRMVGPVVDEVAAEYEGQVKFVKLNTDQNPTVASHYGIRSIPTLMVFKGGRQVDTVVGAVPKTTLNKTLAQHL encoded by the coding sequence ATGTCATCCATTACAAATGTCACAGAAGCCACATTCAAGCAAGAAGTCTTGGAAAGTGAGATTCCGGTCTTAGTAGACTTTTGGGCCCCGTGGTGCGGCCCTTGCCGGATGGTAGGCCCAGTGGTCGATGAAGTTGCTGCGGAATACGAAGGACAGGTGAAATTTGTGAAGCTGAACACAGATCAGAATCCTACTGTCGCTAGCCATTATGGAATTCGCAGCATTCCGACGCTGATGGTTTTTAAAGGAGGTCGCCAGGTCGATACTGTCGTAGGGGCAGTTCCAAAAACTACCTTGAATAAAACCTTAGCACAGCATCTTTAA
- a CDS encoding SDR family NAD(P)-dependent oxidoreductase, with product MDLKLHGKSALVSGSTAGIGLASAQALAQEGASVIVNGRSEERVAQAIAKIQQSTPEAKVSGVVADTSTASGVEELFQKVPHVDILINNVGIYEPKTFFDITDEDWLNIFQVNVLSGVRLSRQYLQKQLEQNWGRIIFISSESAIQIPVEMIHYGTTKTAQLAIARGLAEMTVGTGVTVNSVLPGPTRSEGVEEFIINLAQERGISPAEVETEFFQNVRPSSLIKRFATNEEVAAIVVYLSSPIASATNGAALRVDGGVIRSIV from the coding sequence ATGGACTTGAAATTGCATGGTAAATCGGCGTTGGTGAGTGGTTCAACCGCAGGTATTGGTTTGGCTAGCGCCCAAGCGTTAGCTCAAGAAGGTGCATCAGTAATTGTCAATGGTCGATCTGAGGAAAGAGTAGCCCAAGCGATCGCTAAAATTCAACAAAGTACACCTGAAGCGAAAGTTTCTGGTGTTGTTGCTGACACAAGTACTGCATCAGGGGTAGAGGAACTCTTTCAAAAAGTTCCTCACGTTGATATCCTGATTAATAATGTGGGTATTTATGAGCCAAAAACCTTCTTTGATATTACAGATGAAGACTGGTTAAACATATTTCAGGTTAACGTTCTCAGTGGAGTCCGTTTGAGTCGGCAATATCTGCAAAAGCAGCTAGAGCAAAACTGGGGGCGGATAATCTTTATCTCCAGCGAATCTGCGATTCAGATCCCAGTGGAAATGATTCACTATGGCACAACTAAGACAGCGCAGCTTGCTATTGCACGAGGTCTAGCAGAAATGACTGTCGGAACTGGAGTTACTGTAAACTCTGTCCTCCCCGGGCCAACCCGCTCAGAAGGAGTTGAAGAGTTTATTATCAACCTGGCGCAGGAACGTGGGATTAGTCCAGCAGAAGTTGAGACTGAGTTTTTTCAAAATGTGCGTCCAAGTTCCCTAATCAAACGCTTTGCAACTAATGAAGAAGTAGCAGCGATCGTAGTTTATCTTTCTAGCCCTATAGCTTCAGCAACTAATGGTGCAGCTTTGCGGGTAGATGGTGGTGTTATTCGGTCGATTGTTTAG